One Tubulanus polymorphus chromosome 5, tnTubPoly1.2, whole genome shotgun sequence DNA segment encodes these proteins:
- the LOC141905365 gene encoding uncharacterized protein LOC141905365: protein MTTALPELSKSKYPQVACARSSSVSGFTTPSATEVVHPDLARLLRNRQETESARQGWYSLQRARKSHRPAYVKNFPDHALKSWSEASITRGPESIASEKYYTALTYPRAKPNGKNKRSKRDRELSTPKYYTAMTIRPPKSTASPRFNALNRGFYGSIPDWFDRPKSGEFPTKSMDFWYNEVNKKPALNRPPPFVYLPHPTPNPDLEKLRYRPPKNTTMFYASNPPVPNKHYMVCPEWPSEKLNRPQYDR, encoded by the exons ATGACGACAGCCTTACCTGAATTG AGCAAATCAAAATATCCGCAGGTAGCATGCGCGCGATCATCTTCAGTTTCCGGTTTCACAACTCCGTCCGCTACTGAGGTCGTACATCCTGATCTGGCTAGATTATTGCGTAATCGTCAAG AAACCGAATCAGCGCGTCAAGGATGGTATTCCCTACAGAGAGCGAGGAAGAGTCACAGACCTGCGTACGTGAAAAATTTCCCCGACCACGCATTGAAGTCGTGGTCGGAAGCGTCGATAACACGAGGTCCCGAGAGCATCGCTTCGGAGAAATACTACACGGCACTCACGTATCCCAGAGCGAAACCAAACGGTAAAAACAAACGATCGAAACGTGACCGAGAATTGAGCACGCCGAAATATTACACAGCAATGACAATCAGACCTCCGAAATCAACCGCGAGTCCGCGCTTTAACGCGCTGAATCGAGGTTTTTACGGATCTATCCCCGATTGGTTCGATCGACCGAAAAGCGGGGAGTTTCCTACGAAATCGATGGATTTTTGGTATAACGAAGTAAACAAAAA GCCAGCGCTGAATCGACCCCCGCCGTTTGTGTATCTCCCGCACCCGACCCCAAATCCCGACTTGGAAAAGCTTCGATATCGACCGCCGAAAAATACTACGATGTTTTACGCATCGAATCCACCTGTTCCCAACAAACACTACATGGTCTGTCCGGAATGGCCGTCCGAGAAGCTCAATAGACCTCAGTACGATCGATAG
- the LOC141905364 gene encoding solute carrier organic anion transporter family member 2B1-like has protein sequence MAGGKLSDMLRCSNKTTINLFTLCLSLFAVSYGMILTYLVSQITTIEKRFGFTSRDSGWIVSSYEIGFLMAILFVSHFAPRFHRPRFIGSGALVIGTAGIVFAMPHFLFNHTDYNLSRNLDVSTVSNITDNHISLDSSCFSKPNGENDTCSSSEGGRSNLNAFIIFVISIVIAGTGPTTIWSIGMAYIDDNVEPAKSSLYLGFMMCLRYVAPILGFLLGASTATIHVDLEKSPNTSPESADWIGAWWLGFIICGSLTILCSVPLMLFRTSMAMTSAIGVAVSGVLTSKIPLSLSQKTFSALCIMVFCTAIFPTLMLFGCPSQVLDEFRLSISASRTNLSCSTCKCKWDDFDPVCAEKGGELFLSPCHAGCKQMTFTSTKQISYFNCTCAIDRSGPVAANFCNRTCQMFTGYIVILFVVSFLDSLIQMPWVMLSVRSVDKRDKSLALGLIAFLVSLTTLPVPIVYGNLIDNSCVLRITSCASGGVRNACKLYDQDRFRYSLHFLTWSIRLIVPVLQFYGWYKARNMKFPTDETHDVASVAADAEVDSEITCLSKSNSRNEYVSRDDGDTTVSNA, from the exons ATGGCTGGTGGAAAGTTAAGCGATATGCTGCGATGTAGCAACAAAACAACGATAAACCTATTCACGCTATGTCTTAGCCTTTTTGCCGTGTCCTATGGCATGATATTAACTTATCTCGTATCGCAGATAACGACCATCGAGAAACGTTTCGGATTCACGAGCAGAGATTCGGGTTGGATCGTCAGCAGTTACGAAATCGGATTTTTGATGGCGATACTTTTCGTCAGTCATTTCGCTCCACGTTTTCACCGACCGAGGTTTATCGGGTCTGGAGCGTTGGTTATCGGAACTGCCGGAATCGTGTTCGCCATGCCGCATTTCTTATTCAATCATACGGATTACAATCTCAGTAGAAACCTCGACGTCTCTACAGTTTCGAACATAACTGACAATCATATTTCGCTGGATAGTTCGTGTTTTAGTAAACCTAATGGTGAAAATGACACTTGTTCCAGTAGTGAAGGTGGTCGTAGTAATCTTAATGCATTTATCATATTCGTGATCTCAATAGTAATTGCGGGAACGGGGCCGACAACTATTTGGTCGATTGGGATGGCTTACATAGATGATAATGTAGAACCAGCAAAATCATCGCTTTACTTAG GGTTCATGATGTGTTTACGTTACGTAGCGCCGATCCTAGGATTCCTTCTAGGCGCATCTACTGCTACTATACACGTGGATCTTGAGAAGA GTCCTAATACGAGCCCTGAAAGCGCCGATTGGATTGGAGCGTGGTGGCTCGGGTTCATCATCTGCGGAAGCTTAACGATTCTCTGTTCAGTGCCGTTAATgctttttc GTACGTCAATGGCGATGACGTCTGCAATAGGAGTGGCAGTCAGCGGCGTCTTAACCTCGAAGATTCCGCTTTCTCTGAGCCAGAAAACCTTCAGCGCATTATGTATCATGGTGTTTTGTACGGCGATATTTCCCACGCTGATGTTGTTCGGATGTCCCTCGCAGGTTCTCGATGAGTTCAGATTGTCGATAAG TGCTTCCCGTACTAATTTAAGTTGCTCGACATGCAAGTGTAAGTGGGATGATTTTGATCCGGTGTGTGCCGAGAAAGGGGGTGAATTATTCCTTTCGCCCTGTCACGCTGGCTGTAAACAAATGACCTTCACCTCAACTAAACAG ATATCATATTTCAACTGCACCTGTGCAATCGATCGATCGGGACCAGTCGCTGCGAATTTTTGTAATCGAACCTGTCAGATGTTCACTGGTTATATCGTCATACTGTTCGTCGTATCCTTCTTAGATTCGTTGATTCAGATGCCGTGGGTTATGCTTAGCGTAAG GTCTGTAGATAAACGCGACAAATCACTCGCCTTAGGATTGATAGCATTTCTAGTCAGTCTCACGA CTTTACCGGTGCCGATCGTGTACGGAAACCTGATAGATAACTCGTGCGTGTTGAGAATAACCAGCTGCGCGTCTGGAGGAGTTCGCAACGCTTGTAAATTGTACGATCAGGATCGATTTCGATATTCGTTGCATTTTCTAACGTGGTCGATACGACTGATTGTGCCTGTGTTACAGTTTTACGGCTGGTACAAGGCGAGGAATATGAAATTCCCGACAGACGAGACGCACGATGTCGCATCCGTCGCTGCCGACGCCGAGGTTGATAGCGAAATAACTTGTCTTTCAAAGAGTAACAGTCGGAATGAATACGTATCTCGGGATGACGGTGATACGACAGTTTCCAATGCCTAA
- the LOC141905370 gene encoding galanin receptor 2a-like: MASILDIISPDPIKPTSWNSSQTDGNYSSRNMMAFQVGVERIIVPVIFSLVIVFGSIGNMLVIFVVIRNKNHQRNTTNMFILNLSVADLTFLVFCVPFHTAVYALPQWPFGQFMCKFVHLVQYSSMITSVFTLVAMSTDRYLAVAHPLLTKHIRTPRKAFITIVIIWILALAMATPWPIYYYVKVYTNFGPQPLSICADNWGSLKRRQIYFLFLFLFAYAIPLVTITIFTTLMVKQLWSIEHPEPNYRGHLKTKRRVTLMVIIMVIAFLVCWFPYHLTWMWLSFFRNSWDRSKKFYSLQVFSHVLSYANSSMNPIIYAFLSVNFRRGFRRACRHGSDQVRSNKYSVTNTDNTALVNLQHNNHHDNHHHLR; encoded by the coding sequence ATGGCGTCGATACTCGACATAATCTCGCCGGACCCGATTAAACCGACTTCGTGGAACAGCAGCCAAACCGACGGTAACTATTCATCTCGGAATATGATGGCGTTTCAAGTAGGTGTCGAGAGGATTATCGTGCCGGTTATTTTCTCTCTAGTGATTGTTTTCGGTAGTATCGGGAATATGTTGGTCATTTTCGTCGTGATCAGGAATAAAAACCACCAGCGTAACACGACGAACATGTTCATTCTGAACCTATCAGTGGCTGACTTGACGTTTTTGGTATTTTGCGTTCCATTTCATACGGCCGTGTACGCGTTACCGCAATGGCCTTTCGGTCAGTTCATGTGTAAATTTGTGCATCTGGTTCAATATTCGAGTATGATCACGAGTGTTTTTACACTAGTCGCCATGTCTACCGACCGTTACCTGGCCGTGGCGCATCCCCTATTAACGAAACACATTCGTACTCCGAGAAAAGCCTTCATAACTATCGTCATTATTTGGATCCTTGCGTTGGCAATGGCTACGCCTTGGCCGATATACTACTACGTGAAAGTCTACACTAACTTCGGCCCGCAACCGTTGTCAATTTGCGCCGATAATTGGGGATCTTTAAAACGGcgacaaatatattttctgtttttgtttttattcgcGTACGCCATACCACTGGTAACTATCACCATTTTCACGACGTTGATGGTTAAACAACTGTGGTCTATCGAGCACCCGGAGCCAAACTACCGCGGCCATCTGAAAACGAAGCGTAGAGTTACTTTAATGGTTATTATTATGGTGATAGCATTCCTCGTTTGTTGGTTTCCTTATCATCTAACTTGGATGTGGCTGAGTTTCTTCCGAAATTCATGGGATCGGTCAAAGAAGTTCTACTCGCTGCAGGTGTTCTCGCACGTTTTGTCGTACGCAAATAGCAGCATGAACCCGATCATTTATGCCTTTTTATCGGTGAATTTTCGCCGCGGATTCCGGCGGGCCTGTCGCCACGGCAGCGACCAGGTTCGCTCTAATAAGTACAGCGTCACAAATACAGACAACACGGCTCTCGTCAATCTGCAGCACAATAATCATCACGATAACCACCATCATCTCAGATGA
- the LOC141906099 gene encoding beta-1,3-galactosyltransferase 5-like, which translates to MSKLFNQNHGRKGVSPTPLGWFILCVVTFIILYRLYDMGAKRKLEAGPDPVDRSKNAYEKKLELFQKKAKEAVDELPAIPLFDHEVLDGKAYMEHIEKPNVKDFPVKYILSPNVTCVEPVDMIVLVRTEPKSANFRNGIRMTWGLPSNFAKSPIKPVFKWKTIFIMASSGDNYDDVVIKEHAENNDVIQGDFFESKYEDTRKLMMGMKWLAEKMTQCPPKYVLKVADNTYVNIPLLTAWASKKFPIARDLYVGRILRKDQPIRDKTHPLYVSRNDYRPKYFPDIIQGPAYLFSGDVITRMVPLFKSVTPIAMEDAYIGILAEKISVTPLHNERFHLTNVKALSHRKEDACHQIRIFFIHGIESVQHLVIFNNNQDAQEICKNAHFGVNHLN; encoded by the coding sequence atgaGTAAACTGTTCAATCAGAATCACGGACGAAAAGGCGTATCACCGACTCCACTCGGTTGGTTTATTCTGTGCGTCGTGacgtttattattttatatcgCTTGTACGATATGGGAGCCAAGCGCAAGCTGGAAGCTGGTCCAGACCCGGTCGACAGGTCCAAGAATGCATACGAGAAAAAATTAGAACTCTTCCAAAAGAAAGCTAAAGAGGCCGTTGATGAACTGCCGGCGATACCGCTCTTCGATCATGAAGTTTTGGATGGGAAAGCTTACATGGAACACATCGAAAAACCGAATGTTAAGGATTTCCCAGTGAAATACATACTTTCTCCGAATGTAACTTGTGTTGAACCAGTGGATATGATCGTGCTGGTTCGAACTGAACCAAAATCTGCGAACTTTCGGAACGGAATCCGGATGACCTGGGGACTTCCATCGAATTTCGCCAAATCACCGATTAAACCTGTTTTCAAATGGAAAACCATTTTCATAATGGCCTCGTCCGGCGACAATTACGATGACGTCGTCATTAAAGAGCACGCAGAAAACAACGACGTCATTCAGGGCGACTTCTTCGAATCGAAATACGAAGACACGAGAAAGTTGATGATGGGAATGAAGTGGCTAGCTGAGAAAATGACGCAATGTCCACCGAAATATGTTCTCAAAGTTGCTGATAATACGTATGTGAATATACCCCTGTTGACCGCCTGGGCATCGAAGAAATTTCCAATAGCGCGTGATCTATACGTGGGTAGAATTCTCCGCAAAGATCAACCGATTCGCGATAAAACTCACCCGCTCTACGTATCTCGAAATGATTATCGCCCGAAATATTTTCCGGATATAATTCAGGGTCCGGCTTACCTGTTCAGCGGTGACGTCATAACGAGAATGGTTCCACTATTCAAGTCGGTGACGCCTATAGCGATGGAAGACGCGTATATCGGAATACTGGCCGAGAAGATCTCCGTGACGCCGTTACATAACGAAAGGTTTCATTTGACGAATGTAAAAGCTTTAAGCCACCGTAAAGAAGACGCGTGTCATCAAATACGTATCTTTTTCATACACGGAATCGAATCCGTTCAACATTTGGTGATATTCAACAACAACCAGGACGCGCAGGAAATCTGTAAAAACGCACATTTCGGAGTAAACCATCTCAATTGA